The genomic stretch GCGCGTGCGCCGCGAGCGGTTGCGCTCCCGTTCACGGAGCGACTGGCGCCAGCGCTTAATAGCGGACTTGTGATGAGCCATCTGGTACAAACCCGGGGCAGATCTCGTGTGTGCCGAAGGTTGAGAGTAGCAACCGCCCCCGCATCGAGCAATCCAGCCGCCCCCGCTCCTTGCTCCCCGCTCCCTGCTCCCCGCTCCCTGCTCCCCGCTCCCTCAGGGTGGCGGCGCGGCCGGGGTGGGGCTCCCTCCTCCCTCCTCCCTCCTTTCCCTCCCCTTGCCCTCCCCTGCCCGCCGAAGGTAGAGTTTGTGTGCTTCTTCACGACCGCACGGGCCCGGGCCCCTTACGAGCCCGTGCCCGTCGCACAAGCCCTGGGAGCCCGCGCCGCCGATGAGTGCAGCAGCCACCTCGCCTTGCCCTGCCCCGGCACCCCGCATCGTGGCCTTGCTCCCCCGCATCGGGTGCGCCCTATGAGCTTCTACGACCAGTGGTCCGCCATCCTCATCGCCGCAATCGCCGGCTTCATCCTCGTCTTCACCGCGCTCATCGCGACCCGCCTTCTCGCCCCCTTCGCCCGTGAGCGCGCCAAAGGCCTCTCGTACGAGTGCGGCATGCTCCCCATCGGCCGCAACTGGGCCCAGGTCCACGTCCGCTACTACCTCATCGCCATCGTCTTCCTCCTCTTCGATGTCGAAACCGTCTTCATCTTCCCGTGGGCGATCACCTACCTCTCGCTCGCCGAGTTCATCTTCTGGCAGATGATCCTCTTCATCGCCATCCTCAGCCTCGGCCTCGTCTACGCCTGGAAGCGAGGCGTCCTGGAGTGGAAATGAGCGAAGCGACCGTTCCTCCCTACGTCCCCGATTACGGCGCCGAGCCCGAACGACTCCGCCCCGTTGAGCTGCCCCAGGCCCGCGCCGCTTATCGCATCGTCCTCCCCGGCGTCATCCAGACCGGCGCCGACCTTGTCCTCGCCATGAGCCGGAAGAGCTCCCTCTGGCCCATGACCTTCGGCCTCGCCTGCTGCGCCATCGAAATGATCGGCACCTTCATGGCCAACCACGACCTCGACCGCTTCGGCATCGTCCCCTGGCCCAGCCCTCGCCAGAGCGACGTCATGATCGTCTCCGGCACCGTCACCAAGAAGATGGCCCCGGCCATCAAGCTCCTCTACGAGCAGATGCCGAATCCGAAGTACGTCATCTCCATGGGCGCCTGCGCCACCAACGGCGGCCCCTACACCGAATACGACCGCGTCCTCCAGGGCGTCGACAAGATCATCCCGGTCGATGTCTACGTCCCCGGCTGCCCGCCGCGCCCCGAATCGCTCCTCGATGGCTTCCTCCGGCTCCAGGAGAAAATCATGGAAGACAGGCGGATGGTCGGATGAGCAAGCCCCTCGCCCCGAAGCCCATCGACCAGGTCGTCAAACTCCTTGAGCAGCGCTTCGGCAAGCTCCCCGTCACCATCTCCCGGACGGCCACCGACGCCAATATCGATGTCCCGCCCGAGCATTTCCGCGCCGTCGTCGAAGAGCTGAAGAACCACCGCGACCTCGCCTTCGACTTCCTCCGCAACATCGTCGGCATCGACATGCTCGAAGAGGGACTCGCCTGCAAGTACCAGTTCTTCTCCTACAAGAACCGGCAGTCGGTCCAGGTCACCGTCCTCACCCCGCCGGGGAACCCCCACATCCCGAGCATCACCGACCTCTACCCCGCAGCCAACTGGCACGAGCGCGAAGCCGCCGAGATGGTCGGCCTCGTCTTCGATGGGCACCCCAACCTCAAGAACCTCCTGCTCGACGAAGACGTCCGCATCCACCCGCTCCTCAAGGCCCACCCGCTCCAGAAAGCCGAAATCCTGCAGGGCATCGAAGACACCACCCCGGGGTTCCCGTTCTGATGCCCGCCGCCATCCGCCGAGCCAGCCCGAGGTACGCCGCATGAGCATCTGGCCCGAAGAGCGTCTCCGCGCCCTCGCCGACGACGGCTTCGAAACCGTCGATATGACCATCAACGTCGGGCCCCAGCACCCGGCAACCCACGGCGTCTTCCGCATGGTCCTCACCGTCGACGGCGAAAAGGTCGTCGATTGCGAGCCCTACATCGGCTACCTCCACCGCGGCCTCGAAAAACTCACCGAGAACCACGACTACCGCCAGTCCATGGGCTGGTGGGACCGAACCGATTACCTCGCCGGCATGGCCTGCGAAATGGCCTACTGCATGGCCGTCGAAAAGCTCGGCAACATCGAAGTCCCCCGCCGCGCGGAATACATCCGCGTCATGATGGTCGAACTCTCCCGCATCCTCTCCCACTTCATGTTCCTCGGCGCCTTCGGCGCCGATGTCGGCTCCTTCGGCACCTCCTTCATCTACGCCTGGCGCGAACGCGAGCGCATCTACGACTTCTTTGAGGAAGTCGCCGGCGACCGCATGTTCCCGACCTACTTCCGGCCCGGCGGCGTCCAGATGGACCTCCCCGACA from Tepidiforma thermophila encodes the following:
- a CDS encoding NADH-quinone oxidoreductase subunit B; amino-acid sequence: MSEATVPPYVPDYGAEPERLRPVELPQARAAYRIVLPGVIQTGADLVLAMSRKSSLWPMTFGLACCAIEMIGTFMANHDLDRFGIVPWPSPRQSDVMIVSGTVTKKMAPAIKLLYEQMPNPKYVISMGACATNGGPYTEYDRVLQGVDKIIPVDVYVPGCPPRPESLLDGFLRLQEKIMEDRRMVG
- a CDS encoding NADH-quinone oxidoreductase subunit C, which produces MSKPLAPKPIDQVVKLLEQRFGKLPVTISRTATDANIDVPPEHFRAVVEELKNHRDLAFDFLRNIVGIDMLEEGLACKYQFFSYKNRQSVQVTVLTPPGNPHIPSITDLYPAANWHEREAAEMVGLVFDGHPNLKNLLLDEDVRIHPLLKAHPLQKAEILQGIEDTTPGFPF
- a CDS encoding NADH-quinone oxidoreductase subunit A — encoded protein: MSFYDQWSAILIAAIAGFILVFTALIATRLLAPFARERAKGLSYECGMLPIGRNWAQVHVRYYLIAIVFLLFDVETVFIFPWAITYLSLAEFIFWQMILFIAILSLGLVYAWKRGVLEWK